The nucleotide window TTCTGTTCACAATTATTGCTTTCCCTGTCCAACGTGTAGAGCGTTACCAGCTGAATCTAGCGTGTTGGGGCAGGAACTGCTTGTAAGTGAACAAGGTGGTAAGAAAGTGGATTCACAACTCAATTATGCATGGATTTCCAACTCCAGTTCTTTGGTCCGACCACCCGTGTCCCCAATTTGGCCAATCCCTAGCCACACAACTATGGTTCAAGTGCACTGGGTCAAGAACTATTTGATATAGGAACTGTGAATGACCTATCTGGGTTATTGGTTCCTAATTCAATGTCTGGGAACTCCTAGGTTGTTCATCATTGCTCTCAGACCCCAGGAAGCAGTGCCTGAGCAAAAAAATGATGGGCCAGTTTTGGTCTCTGTAACTGGGTTGGAAATCCCTTGTCTTTACCTGTGCTCCATGGAAACCTTCTTGTCATCTACACGTTGACGTTAACCCATGTTCTCTTTTGTGCACCACAGACCGGTTTGATAGTGGCGTGCTACCAGGGTTATGTGAACGTGGTCATGGCTCTTTCGCAGTGTCCACATGTGAATGTGAACTGGCAAGACAACGAGGGAAACACAGCCCTGATGATAGCCGCACAAGCAGGTAGAAGAGACAGAAGTCTGTGTAGCATTtatatgcattaaaaaaaaatgtattacctGATTGCATGGTTGTTGAACACATGAGCAAATGTTGTTCGCCTAAGAACGTAAATTACATCAACACAAAGAACAGCTCAGATCTTTGTCTCAGTTCCATCAATCATCTATATGTGCTGTTTGCAAGTGGATGTATCTATACAAGCATTAGCCTCGTCGGTCAAAGCTGTTTTGACAAAACAGACGAGAcctgttatggctgattggtgatATATACACAAACCTCACAGAACTTGGGACATGTTatataaagcaaaaaaaaggagcactaggtatgatttggtatttttgctcctgggctccccctacagttacagagcataattaacttttacagcactgtccagaaATCAGTGGTTTCCTGCCCTCCCCCAACAgtttcatagtgcagtttctgcagtgctgagcctagagtagctatgacagaggctctgttctccctattacgcATCAGTAAACAtcccaatgattttgaagctgtattatattttaatgtaaaaatactacctacacTCTTATAAAAAAgatgctacaaagggttctttaagCTGTTCCATAGAGGAACTACTGTtgcttccataaagaaccatttttgatAACAACTTTTaaattggggcggcacggtggcgcagcaggtagttgtgggttcgattcccgctccgggtgactgcctgtgaggagtgtggtgtgttctccctgtgtctgcgtgggtttcctccgggtgactgtctgtgaggagtgtggtgtgttctccctgtgtccgcgtgggtttcctccgggtgactgtctgtgaggagtgtggtgtgttctccttgtgtctgcgtgggtttcctccgggtgactgtctgtgaggagtgtggtgtgttctccccgtgtccgcatgggtttcctctgggtgactgtctgtgaggagtgtggtgtgttctccctgtgtctgcgtgggtttcctccgggtgactgtctgtgaggagtgtggtgtgttctccctgtgtccgcgtgggtttcctccggttttctcccacagtccaaaaacacatgttggtaggtggagtggcgactcaaaagtgtccgtaggtgtgagtgtgtgagtgaatgtgtgtgtgtgttgccctgtgaaggactgaccccctctccagggtgtattcccgccttgcgcccaatgattccaggtaggctctggacccaccgcgaccctgaattggataagggttacagataatgaatgaatgaatgagttttttaaacctttaaatggTTCATCACAGACAATTCACTTTAACAAAAATGGTTATTTATGGAACCACAAGTGGAACTTTTATTGCACAGCTCAAAGAATCCTTTgtagaacctttatttttaagagtgtagtgtTCTATTAAAGTACAAAGAAACATTTCCACTGTTTTTCCTGTCCAAATTATATCCACtttcacatcagtgtcactgcagcgttgagAACAGTTGCCACCCAATGACACCTgaactgtggtggtcctgaccattgaaaaacatgcTAAGAAACTGATCTGTATCTGTGCATATGACAGTACATCTCAATGGTTTCAGGCCAAAATCTATAATCAGGAAGCTGAGGCAAGAAGAGGTTTAGAACTAACAACAATTTTCTGCAACTCTCTGAAATTCAGGTCACCTCATGATCACCAACTATCTGCTGAATTACTTTTCTGGGCTGGACATTGAACGCAGGAACTGCCACGGCTTCACTGCTGTGATGAAGGCGGCTATGCAGGGTCGGGCTCACTGCGTACGAGCCTTGATGATGTCAGGTACCAGATCCAAGTACTTCATTTTACATCAAGTAGAGACCTATGACTTTTACAGTTTTCCCAGTTTCGCACTTCTTATCCAGCCCACCAGGTAATTATCAGACCATTCAAAAGTAAGGTGAGTCAGAGCAGGCACTGTACATTGCACTAGAGCTCAGATTGTGAATTAGAGCCACCCCGAGACCTAATTTAACTGATAAAGTATGTGCTTCCTTTCCCTTCAGGGGCAGACATTGAGGCAAGGGACTACGGGCGAAAGTTGACACCACGTGAGTGGGCTCTCTTCACCGGCCGCTACGAGACAGCCCGTCTGATGATGCGATTGATGGAGCAGCCGTGTGCCGAGCAGTTCTGCGACTCCTATCGGATGGAGTGGCCGGCGCTCAGGGAGATGGTGGAGCGGGCCCAGGAGCCCAAGTCGTGCTGGAGAAGGATATCAGAGAGAGCCTGTTCCACGTTCATCTTCCGGACGAAAACCGAACCTTTGGCGGAGGGCCCTCTCGACTACATGGTGCGGATGACCACAGCTCTGACCAGTCCTCTGGTGGCCACGGCCTGCCACACCGTGTGTCCGGGGAGCCCGCCTTGTGTGGGCAAGCGGCGCCCGCCTGTGCCAGACATCCTGCGCAAGCAGCGCCTGGACGAGCTGAGGAAAATGGGGCCCGAAAGACTCAGCAACTACAAGCGTCTCTTCCAGAACTCCCGTGTTCTGCTGGTGCCCAAAAAGCGGGAACGCCGTGCCAGCTTACAGCCGCTACACGACATGGCAGTGGCTTCTACCATGGTGCTGCGCAGGAGCAGTCTGCTGCCTCTACACATGGTGCGCCGGAGCAGCGTACGTCCTGGGATCGTGGTGCCCAAGGTGCGCCTCTGCAAAGCTCCGCCGCCCACTTACATACCAGAGAAAACCCAGCACACGGGTCCCAAAGACCCACAACGCCTACAGGTGCCCAAGTGGAAGTACAAGACATTGAAGGAGGAGAGGAAGCAGATGGAACAAGACAACAAGATGCAGTTTCTCACCGTGAGAAGGAGATGAGGCTAATGTGGGCTTCAGTCCGGGAAAACGGTCCTCTAACGTTCTCCGAGTTTCCCTTCGGGATGCGTGGTTCCCAGCCCTGGTCACGGAGTAGCCCTGCACAGCACAATTTAATGTTTTCCCATCTCTAGCGCGGTCACTTCAACTCAGGAAGGGCTTGTTAAAGTCAGTCACCGTGAATAGAGAAAGATTTCCAGAGATTTAGGGAGGGCCTTTGAGCTTGCTGAGGGTTTTTCTTTCCAGGGGGTGGAAGAGAGAGGTGAAACATGATTTTATTCGTCAATATCCTTTTACTCCTCCCACTGGTGCACAGTACGGTAGGGTTGGGAATTCTCCAAAAATGCAGGATACAGGAATTCCAAGATCGAGACTGGGAATCGCCACCTTGCAGTAAATCGGGTGTAAAGACACTCTCATTGTTCCAAAAGCCGTAGGCTGATTGGCTTTGTTCCTTCAGCTACATCGTATTATTTGGCCTTTGAGAAGTTTGAGTGCTTAGTCATAAGACACTATAGCGACTATAGCTAGAAATGCATTTATCTCCGTTTGAGTGTCCTGCTCTTTACGAGGACACCATACTTGAAATTTGATACTacttaatttgtatttattttttacttacaCGCCTGTTTGTTGTGCCGTGCTCTGTTTGACTGGATGGCTCTGTTCAGACGGGTTACTGTAGGAgtattcactcacatatatgTCACATTAAGAGCATAACCCCATTAATAAAGCAACAAACAGTAATCTGTGTTGAGGTCTGACTGGCACAAGCATTGTGTCCTGTAATAATAAACTCACTAAAGCTGCTGTAATTATTAGACAGAGCTGCGCAGACTTGGAGGTGATGGCAGGGTGTGTACCTTAAGAGCTCTGCAGCATGAGGAGTGTAGGGTTTCCAGCAGGGGACAGTATTGTACCTACACAGCAGACTGTAGACTCTCAGTCTCAACACAAAAGCCAAGAAATATTTTCATCTTTGTTCTCTCTCAGTGGGTGGGCCTGTAATTAATATCCTAAAAAGATACCAGAGAATAAGAATTAtcacagtgaaatgaaaaacaaagatTAATATCTGCGGCTACGACAGGCCATAATCACAAGTAATACCTCATTTACATTATGACGAGGCATTCCTATGAACCCTCAATTACTTAGCGGTGTGACAGTATGGAGGAACACCGTTCATTATTTAGATTAAATTAAGAATTAAATACGTCGCCTAAGCAAACTGCGTTTATTGTTATGAATTTCAacaaactgaaatattaaaCCACTGCCATCTGGAttagtttaaaaagaaatgtcttGTAGTCGATCGCATCACTCTTTATAAAACATCATGGATTTCTGAGCCGAGTTGACAGCCAGACACTCTCGCTGTCAAAATATCTATTTGGGGGGGAAAGGCAGCGGCGAAAGCACCATGATAAAAGACTATTCAGATTGGCTTTCAACAATCTCGCCAGCCACTGAAGGCTATCAGAGGACTCCATCTAAAATAAATTAGACTGAAACccacaccagcacaacaaatCTCTGATGCAGCCAAAAATGATCTTGATTCATGCCTTCATTCTACAATAATACGTACATAAAAACAACGGTCCGAGGCAGGAGGAATGTTTCTCGTGTCGGTTTATGTCCATAAACAGTGAAGCATGTCTGTACCTAACGCAGTGAATCACTTTTGAAATGAACAAACAGATGATACAAACAAATCATGACAATTTGATTCAGACGACTCTCACCGAACAAAATTATTTCTCAAAATCACTGACACTTACGAAATGAtgacaaaaactgattttttttttttttttttttttttttgatagtcAGTTTTTATCTTACAGCAGTTGCAATCTGGCAATAAAAAGTTCACAATTCTCTCAAACACTTTGTCTAGCAACAAAAAATGTACTTACATTTCCAATACAGATCGTCAGACATGTCTACTTTTTCcacaaatattttgcatgttttttttttttttcccatgttCACTATTGAGAGTGCTGAACGATGCGTGTGAGACGAATTCAGGAAATATCATTCCGTTTCCTTGCATCTGACAGTTATCTCTAAATTCAAAATGATATGGAGGGAAGACCAGGGCTTGCCACCACACTTCGAAGGGTTCCTCAATCACTTGTAGCCATTAGTAAGAGATGGAGCAGAGGCCCTGACTGTCTGTCTTTCAGTTCGAGAGAAGGAGCGTTCACCACGTGCCCCTGCACAGAACCTAGGGAGGATGTCCTGAGATAAGAGAAAGGGGCATTCACAGCTGAAGATCACTTTTCTACGAGCATCTCTAGACTAGCAGCGCACTTTTACAGTGTTGtatttttgaattttttatttattttttttaaatacgaAAGGGCTCTCAATTTCGTTCTGGGTATGAAACGCTTTTGAAACTGCTTTGATATTGAGAAAGGTAGCGACTTCAAATGGCAAACATTACCGTGACACCAAAAATGCACATGGacgtgggtttttttttttttagcaccgTTTCTGATCAGCGTTACAAATTTGGACACGTCATTCGTCTCTGAGCCTGAAGCCCTGGTCTCACCTGtttcacacagcaacaacatgaCAACAGGAGGGCAACAGTTTGGTGTGTAAATTTGGATCAGAAATTAACGTGAACAAAACCCTACATGAATTctaaatttttgtttttttttcttaaatgttGCTGTATTAGGTGACATCCACATCTGCAcataaaaagtatatatatatttgtatttatataatatatattcgTACTCTATTGACATTAGTCTACGATGAACTTAAGAACCACCGATTTCtggaggaggaaaagaaaaacgGATTTCTTCAATTGTCTATTTTACAACACAGCGTAAACTAATTGTACATTGTTGGAGAGATGTTAGCTCCGAAAGGCTATGTCCCTCCGATAGCTATCCAAGTCTcgttgtgtgtgtggatgtaagccgctgaaacatgttttaaaaaacaaacaaacaaacaaacaaataaacaaaagcatttacAAATGGGTCTCTTTACAACCGATGATGTTTCCGTTGAATGTAAACTCCAACGTCTGCTTGGAGGCACCCCCCCGGCTCAGGGATAACCATGTTTGgcacattttacaaaaatggaGCACAGATCACTGGGAGCCTAGCGGAACCATAGATTTTCAGTTCAGTGtgattaaaacacaaaaattgAGCCCATTGCTGAATCTTTACAGAgcgtaaaaaaaagaaaactgagcaGAATGAGGCTAAATATGCTTACGAGTAAAACCAGGCAGTGTAGCACTCGGCGCATGGGGTGATGCTCAGTTTTATGATCTCAGCTGTTCTCAAATGACGTCTAAAATCACAACCTACCTTTTCTTCTGCCAAAACATACCTCACCTACTGAAGAGAGAGTTTAAGTGGAATATCCTTTCCTGGGACACCAGAAAAAACGATATTTTGAGCCACAGGGGAGGACACtgtagtgtgttttttttcctgtattATACACAATGTAACTTGTATCTACATCTGCAATATACAACAAATCCTTTACACTAGAATTAAGAAGTTAAAAATAGGAggtaaaaaataaagagaatgaacaaaaaagattaaaaaggcTCTGAGAAGCTCCTTGTGAAAAGAGCACTCTGTTATAAAGCAGGTCGAACGCAAACTAATGTCCTAAATAGGCATCAGAACTAGTTTCCTCAGCTTGTGTTTAATGACGTATCGATTTCTTGTGCTTCGTGTACCCACCTCTTCTCTCTGCCACATATTTACAGCTTTCCCTAAAGCTTTCTCAACGTTCCTGCATTCTCTCAGCAGCCTTGGAG belongs to Hoplias malabaricus isolate fHopMal1 chromosome 9, fHopMal1.hap1, whole genome shotgun sequence and includes:
- the ankrd33bb gene encoding ankyrin repeat domain-containing protein 33B; this translates as MVLITGDCPGGGLPVAQGQNGSRDGQVGACRVLEGASIQSSSDEEKEECSSTDDDEDYDDDEEDDDDVYQEFEELDFSQLPDNKSIASDDSFYPQDESVTYRRCPISESPEPLSFFNACCNNNAIIVKIMIRQGVTEAEVREADKNNRTGLIVACYQGYVNVVMALSQCPHVNVNWQDNEGNTALMIAAQAGHLMITNYLLNYFSGLDIERRNCHGFTAVMKAAMQGRAHCVRALMMSGADIEARDYGRKLTPREWALFTGRYETARLMMRLMEQPCAEQFCDSYRMEWPALREMVERAQEPKSCWRRISERACSTFIFRTKTEPLAEGPLDYMVRMTTALTSPLVATACHTVCPGSPPCVGKRRPPVPDILRKQRLDELRKMGPERLSNYKRLFQNSRVLLVPKKRERRASLQPLHDMAVASTMVLRRSSLLPLHMVRRSSVRPGIVVPKVRLCKAPPPTYIPEKTQHTGPKDPQRLQVPKWKYKTLKEERKQMEQDNKMQFLTVRRR